Genomic segment of Myxococcales bacterium:
TTCGCGGGGCGAGCGATGTTCCTGATGGGATACTCGATCGAGTCGATGATAGAGTTCCTAGCCGAAAATGACAGGCGCCGCAAAGAAAAGAAACTCCCCTGCCACAAATATCACAACCACGCCACCAGACGCGCGATTCTCAAGGAGTCATATGAAGCGGAAAAACGCGCGATGGAAGTGGCGCGCCGGCTCTTCTTTTCAGGAAAAAATACGACAGGTCCCAAGATAGGCAAAATCATCGGAGCTGGGTGAAAGCTTGTTATCTGAGATATTCATTTGTAAAAATAACAAATCAATCTAGCTCTTCTAAAAATAGATTACGATCTAATTTTACATTCATTTCTGTTTTGATGGCGTTCCCCCTTCGTCGACCGGGCGCACTTCGCCTCCCTATCCGTCGTCATAAATCAGTCTCTTTCATCTGATTTGGATGTCCTCCGTTGTCGGCCTCCAAATCAGGAAAGCGATCTGATTTATGACTTCCGAATACGGTCGGTCTCGTGAACGCGCCAATGTCTCCTTCAGTGGAACCCCATCAAAACCGTGAAAATCAAATACTGCACACCTTAAATAACGGAAAAGAAGAGGCGCAAGGGTTCCCTCTTTTCCGTAATGCATACAATCTTTATTGGGTTTGAACAGGGTAGTTGTAGATGCAATACTTGTAAGGTTTAATTACAATACTTTATTTCGTAACCCTGCATATCCAATTCATATAATCCTCCGTTGAATCCACAACTGGGAGGACTAGAAATTCGGGCACTTCATAGCTGTGATTTTCAATTATGAGATTTTTAACTTTGTCCACCAACTTCTCCTGCGTCTTGATCATGAGGAGATATTCCTGATCTGAATGTATCTCGCCTTCCCATTCGTACACAGAATTTATCTTGGAAACTATCTGTACGCAGGCTGCACACCTTTTGGAAACGAGGAGCG
This window contains:
- a CDS encoding divalent-cation tolerance protein CutA, producing MAEAVVAMTTTNTEREAKSLASLLVSKRCAACVQIVSKINSVYEWEGEIHSDQEYLLMIKTQEKLVDKVKNLIIENHSYEVPEFLVLPVVDSTEDYMNWICRVTK